A single window of Pelagicoccus enzymogenes DNA harbors:
- a CDS encoding vWA domain-containing protein, with protein MSIDWAHEEYLWGLAFPILLLAWNLFHRSRASARRKGAQAQWATAGFGGIKQASRTRARPPKIMLCASLALLVVSVAQPRWGTEEQLTFERSREVIIAIDLSKSMLANDIKPNRLERAKLVVEGMLDTLEGESVGLIVFAGTAFLQSPMSPDYQILRGFLDDINPSFIPQGGTNYTAMMETALDSFEQSDGMADRFLIIISDGESLDSGWESRAQMLKEQNVRTICLGFGTKEGSLIPDGSGGYLKDPQGAVVLSKLEPGTLTQIARITGGIYREASVWVDLAQVVEETVEKGKAALKEREREDAMIERFHYFLAPGLLLLLLSIYWEFPTLPKARTIKRKEATA; from the coding sequence ATGAGTATCGATTGGGCACATGAAGAATACCTTTGGGGGCTCGCTTTTCCGATCCTCCTGCTGGCATGGAATTTGTTCCACCGCAGTCGGGCCTCTGCACGACGGAAGGGCGCCCAAGCCCAATGGGCGACCGCCGGTTTCGGCGGCATCAAGCAAGCGAGCCGAACCCGAGCTCGGCCGCCCAAGATCATGCTTTGCGCTTCTCTCGCGCTTCTCGTCGTATCCGTTGCGCAACCACGCTGGGGAACTGAGGAACAGCTTACCTTCGAACGCAGTCGCGAGGTCATTATCGCAATCGACCTATCGAAGAGCATGCTGGCGAATGACATTAAACCGAACCGCCTCGAACGCGCGAAACTCGTGGTGGAAGGAATGCTGGATACCTTGGAAGGCGAGAGCGTGGGCTTGATCGTATTCGCCGGGACCGCCTTTCTGCAAAGCCCCATGAGTCCCGACTATCAGATCCTGCGTGGCTTTCTCGACGACATAAACCCGAGCTTCATTCCGCAAGGCGGCACCAATTACACGGCGATGATGGAGACTGCGTTGGACTCGTTCGAGCAATCTGATGGTATGGCTGACCGCTTCCTTATTATCATCAGCGACGGCGAAAGCTTGGATTCCGGTTGGGAATCGAGAGCCCAAATGCTGAAGGAGCAAAACGTCCGTACTATCTGTCTCGGTTTCGGCACCAAAGAAGGTAGCCTCATTCCCGATGGATCCGGTGGCTACCTCAAGGATCCCCAAGGCGCCGTAGTGCTCAGCAAGCTCGAACCAGGAACCCTCACGCAAATTGCCCGCATCACGGGAGGGATCTACCGCGAAGCCAGCGTTTGGGTCGACCTCGCCCAAGTCGTCGAAGAAACTGTGGAAAAAGGCAAAGCGGCCCTCAAGGAACGAGAGCGGGAAGACGCAATGATCGAGCGCTTCCACTACTTCCTAGCCCCTGGCTTACTCCTCTTGTTGCTTTCAATTTATTGGGAGTTTCCCACCTTGCCGAAAGCTCGGACCATCAAACGAAAGGAGGCGACCGCATGA